The following DNA comes from Chryseobacterium gallinarum.
CAGGAAAAGTCAAAAGTACCGCAAAAACAGGAAATGTAATGCTGGCTTCGGCTTTTTTCGGAATTATAGGAGGATTAATCGCCTCGGGTCCTGTGTCCACACCATTTGAATTGAAAATAGACTACCTGAATGGAGGATTTATCCCAATCAGGGAAGTGAAAAATTAATAATCCGGTCTAAAACACAAAAAACCGCAGATAAGTTTCTGCGGTTTTATTTTTATCAGTTTTTACAGTGGTTATTTTTTATTAAAATCACCTGCAAAAACTGATGTAAGTTTATCTTCACTGATGTATTTTCTCAGTACTTCATTTACCTGGCTTACTTTCAATGCGGAGACTTTAGCTTCCAATGCATCATAATCATCCAGCGGAATTCCAAACTGAAGCTGACTGTTTACCAATCCCATCAAAGTGCTATCATTACCTAAGCCTGTTTTTCTGGAAGTCAGCCAGGAATTTAAATTAGATTTTAATTCTTCTTCGCTGAATCCTTCTTTTACCGCCTTATTGACTTCTTCTTTCAATGCTTTATTTACAGCTTCTTTCTTGGTAGGGTTAAAGAATGCATACCATCCCCATGACGCCACATCATTATCGGATGGAACACTGATATAAGAACCTGCCCCATAACTGATACCCTCTTTTTCACGAAGTCGTATCGGAATTCTTGATGTCAGGAAACCTCCACTACCCAACATTTCGTTGGCAATAATCAGCGCCGGATAGTCAGGACTTTTCCTGTCCATTGAAAAACTGATTTTTCCAACAGCAGCACCATTTTCTTTATCAGGAGTTATATATTCTTTATCTTCTTTTTTAGTTGTAAAGAGTTCCGGTTTAATTTTCTCATAATCCGATTTTGAATTCCATTTTCCAAATGTGCCCTCCATTAACGCAGACACTGTCTTGGAATCCAGATCCCCGATCATTGTCCCTACTCCGTTATTACTTCCTAAAATCTTATTATAAAAATCTACAAGCTCCTGTCTTTTGATGGTTTTATTTGTTTCTATCTGTTCTTTGAAGGATGGTGTATAAAAAATACTTTCTTTAGGATAACTGGAGGTAATTTTTTCAATTTCGGTAAATGCCAGCGCCTGAGGGTCATTTAAAGAACTTTCAAGATAAGTATTGTACTCATTTACTGTTTTAACCAATTCTGCTTCCGGGAAAGTGGATTCTGTAAGAATTTCTTTCATCAGTCCCATTACTTTGGGTAAATGCTCTTTATAAGTACTCACATTGGCATACAAGGTCTGGCCACTGAATGAGAATCCTATACTGGATTTCCATTGATCCAGCATATCCTGGATCTGTTCTTTAGTATGAGATTTGGTACCCGTTTTCATCACCTGAGCCATTAAAGCTCCAATCTTGGCCTTTCCATTTAAATCTTTAGCATTACTTACCGGGAAACGGAAGCTTCCCAATACTTTCCCTCCTTTAATTTCTTTTTTAATGACTCCGTATTTCATTCCATTGCTCAGTTTTCCTTCAGAAAGATTAGCCTTGAGATTTTTAATACTAGCTTCAAAAGGAGCCACTTCTTTTTCCAGTGCTTTCCCCTTATAATCTTTCGTTAAAGAAGCAATCTGGTCATCTGAATATTCAATATTTTTAACTCTCACTTCATCTTTGGTAGGTATAAATACTCCAACGGTCCTGTTGTTGGTTTTGAAATATTTATCCGCAACCCTCTGAATGTCTGCCAACGTCAGTTTTTCAATATTATCACGGTATAACATGGCCAGTTTATAGTTTCCTGCTCCTACAATTTCTGTCAGTCCTATTGCATAATTGATCGTGTTATTTTTGTTGTTCTCAATTTGCTTTAAAATTTTAGCCTTAGCCCTGGCAACATCCTGTTCCGTATATTTAATTGCTGCAATTTTATCCAGTTCTGCCCTGAAATCACTTTCTACAGCCTTCACATCTTTCTCTGCAGGAATTTCCAGACCAAAATACATATAGGCAGCATCTCTTACAGTTGGCTGATAGGAATAAACTGAAGCCGCTTTATGGGAATCAATCATTGCCTTATATAAGTATCCTGAAGGGTCCGCTGTTAAAATTTCTGATAATGCATCCAGAGCTGCGTAGTCTTTATCTGCATAAGGAGCGGTATGATAAAGTGCTCCTACAATTTTGCTGTCTCCTGAGCGCTTCAGTTCTACAAAACGTTCTCCATCCTGAGCCGGCTCCACGGTATAGGTCTGATCCAATATCCTTGAAGGTCTCGGAATAACGGAGAAATATTGAGAAACATACTGTAAAGCCTGTTTTTCATCAAATTTACCTGCTACTATAAGTGTGGCATTGTCCGGCTGGTAATGTTTTTCATAGAACTTCCTAAGGGTCGGAGCTTTTACCCTCTCAATATCTTCTTTACTTCCGATAGTGCTGTTTCCATAGTTATGCCATAAGTAAGCCGTAGAGACAATTCTTTCCATCAAAACAGACCCCGGATTATTTTCTCCGATTTCGAATTCGTTTCTTACTACAGAAAATTCTTTATCCAGGTCAGATTGCAGAATGGTAGCATTGATCATTCTGTCTGCTTCCATTTCCAGTGCCCATTTAAGATTCTCATCACTAGACGGGAAAATTTCATAATAATTGGTTCTGTCATACCAAGTAGTTCCATTCGCATCACCTCCTTTATCCGATAATTGTTTTTTAATATCACCTAGTTTTTTAGTGCTCTTAAATAACATATGTTCAAGCAAATGTGCCATTCCTTTTTCTCCATAACCTTCATGCTTAGAACCTACATTATAGATGATATTAACCACCATATTGCTTTGCGAAGGATCCGGAATCAAAAGGACTTTCATTCCATTATTAAGCGTGTACTCTTTTACACCTTCTGTGTTACTTACGAATTTTGGAGTTTCAGCCTTTTGTGAAAATACCGGGTTGGCTGCTCCGGTGAAAAACAGGACTGCAGTCCCAATTAGTAGACTTTTCATGTGTTTTATTTAATTTTGTTAAATATAAGAGATTTTTCACATCTCTTATGAAGATTAGACAATATAACTCACAGAAATGTTACAAATTTCATTTTAAATTTTACATTTGTTTTTCATGAAACCAAAAGCTTTATTCAACTGGAGCAGCGGAAAAGATTCCGCCCTTGCCCTTTTTAAGATCTTACAGGAAGATCAATATGATGTATCAACACTTTTAACCAGCATTAATAAAGAGTTTCAGCGTATATCCATGCATGGTGTTCATGTTTCCCTGCTGGAGCAGCAGGCTGCGAGTATAGGAGTTCCGCTGGTAAAAATGGAGCTTCCTAAAGAGCCTTCAATGGAAGAATATCAGGAAATCATGAAAGATACAATTTCCGGAATTCAGTCACAGGGAATTACCCACTCTATCTTTGGAGATATTTTTCTGGAAGATCTCCGACAATACCGCGAAAACCAGTTACAGTCCATCGGTATGAAAGCTGTTTTTCCACTATGGAAGCAAAACACCCCGGATCTTATTCATGAATTTTTAGACCTTGGATTTAAAACTATTGTCACTTGCGTTAACGGGACCTATCTTGATAAAAGCTTTGCCGGAAGGATCATTGATCAGAATTTCATTAAGGATTTACCAGGAAATGTAGATCCTTGCGGAGAAAACGGCGAATTTCATACATTCACTTTTGATGGCCCTATCTTTACGAATCCGATACTATTTGAAATTGGAGAAACGGTAAAAAAGACTTATCCTAGGCCAAAAACGGATTCTGAAGAAAAAGATGGAGAATACACTTTCTGGTTTTGTGATCTGATTTCAAAATAAACCAGATCTGCTTTTTACATCACGAATATGCAAACGTGCCCGGAATTGCGGAGATGCTCAGGATAAAAAAAACTATTCCAGGCTGGATCTAGCATGGAATTTGCATCCTTTGAGACTTTTTAAGATTTCACTATCTTTAAAATGATAACTTTTAATAAACACCCGTGATAAAAAATTTAACCTTCATTCTGCTTCTGTGCTTTTTATTTTCCTGCAAAACTGAACCTTCCAAGGCCCCTCTGGATAAAAATGCGATTATCGATTCTACCATTACCGCTTTTCAAAAAACCCTTCTGGAACATCAGATTGATTCTGTTTTTAAAAAATACCGCTTCAATGGCAGTATTGCTGTTTTTAAAGATTCATTGCAGCTTTATGGAAAGGAAAACGGCTATTCGGATTTTAAGAGAAAAACAAAGATTGACAGCAATACCATTTTTGCCATCGGATCGGTAAGTAAACAATTCACCGCTGTCCTGGTATTACTTCAAATGGAACAAGGAAAATTGAATGTTACAGATAAAGCTTCCCAGTACCTCAAGGAGTTTAAAAATAAGGATTATGAGAATATTACCATCCATCAGCTTTTGAATCATACTTCAGGATTAAACCTTCTGGGTGGAAAACTAATGTTTAAAAGCGGTTCAGATTTTTTCTATTCTAACGACGGGTTCAATGCACTGGGCAAAATCGTTGAGACCGTAACAGGGAAATCTTATGATGAAAACGTACGGGAACTATTTAAAAAAGCAGGAATGGCTCATTCTTCCACAGGTGATGTTTTTAAAGGCAATCATTTTGCCAGCGCTTATCTTGGCAATGCCGGCATACAACAAGAGGTTCCGAATATGCCCAAAAGATTGGGAGGTAAAGAAATCGGAACTCCGGCAGGGGGAATTCTTTCTACCATTCAGGACCTTCATCATTGGAACAATGCTCTTTATAGCGGAAAGATTTTAAAACCCGAAACCCTTACATTATTTATGGCTAAAAGTGCAGAAAGACATCACGCTGTCTT
Coding sequences within:
- a CDS encoding M16 family metallopeptidase, yielding MKSLLIGTAVLFFTGAANPVFSQKAETPKFVSNTEGVKEYTLNNGMKVLLIPDPSQSNMVVNIIYNVGSKHEGYGEKGMAHLLEHMLFKSTKKLGDIKKQLSDKGGDANGTTWYDRTNYYEIFPSSDENLKWALEMEADRMINATILQSDLDKEFSVVRNEFEIGENNPGSVLMERIVSTAYLWHNYGNSTIGSKEDIERVKAPTLRKFYEKHYQPDNATLIVAGKFDEKQALQYVSQYFSVIPRPSRILDQTYTVEPAQDGERFVELKRSGDSKIVGALYHTAPYADKDYAALDALSEILTADPSGYLYKAMIDSHKAASVYSYQPTVRDAAYMYFGLEIPAEKDVKAVESDFRAELDKIAAIKYTEQDVARAKAKILKQIENNKNNTINYAIGLTEIVGAGNYKLAMLYRDNIEKLTLADIQRVADKYFKTNNRTVGVFIPTKDEVRVKNIEYSDDQIASLTKDYKGKALEKEVAPFEASIKNLKANLSEGKLSNGMKYGVIKKEIKGGKVLGSFRFPVSNAKDLNGKAKIGALMAQVMKTGTKSHTKEQIQDMLDQWKSSIGFSFSGQTLYANVSTYKEHLPKVMGLMKEILTESTFPEAELVKTVNEYNTYLESSLNDPQALAFTEIEKITSSYPKESIFYTPSFKEQIETNKTIKRQELVDFYNKILGSNNGVGTMIGDLDSKTVSALMEGTFGKWNSKSDYEKIKPELFTTKKEDKEYITPDKENGAAVGKISFSMDRKSPDYPALIIANEMLGSGGFLTSRIPIRLREKEGISYGAGSYISVPSDNDVASWGWYAFFNPTKKEAVNKALKEEVNKAVKEGFSEEELKSNLNSWLTSRKTGLGNDSTLMGLVNSQLQFGIPLDDYDALEAKVSALKVSQVNEVLRKYISEDKLTSVFAGDFNKK
- a CDS encoding serine hydrolase domain-containing protein; protein product: MIKNLTFILLLCFLFSCKTEPSKAPLDKNAIIDSTITAFQKTLLEHQIDSVFKKYRFNGSIAVFKDSLQLYGKENGYSDFKRKTKIDSNTIFAIGSVSKQFTAVLVLLQMEQGKLNVTDKASQYLKEFKNKDYENITIHQLLNHTSGLNLLGGKLMFKSGSDFFYSNDGFNALGKIVETVTGKSYDENVRELFKKAGMAHSSTGDVFKGNHFASAYLGNAGIQQEVPNMPKRLGGKEIGTPAGGILSTIQDLHHWNNALYSGKILKPETLTLFMAKSAERHHAVFGKMGYAYGIMLNIGNPAAYFHSGYVKGSPSLNIYYPETKTSIIILSNIADEEKGKGMIFKPHIEVKKITDNLESTLIQLKEKK
- a CDS encoding Dph6-related ATP pyrophosphatase; translated protein: MKPKALFNWSSGKDSALALFKILQEDQYDVSTLLTSINKEFQRISMHGVHVSLLEQQAASIGVPLVKMELPKEPSMEEYQEIMKDTISGIQSQGITHSIFGDIFLEDLRQYRENQLQSIGMKAVFPLWKQNTPDLIHEFLDLGFKTIVTCVNGTYLDKSFAGRIIDQNFIKDLPGNVDPCGENGEFHTFTFDGPIFTNPILFEIGETVKKTYPRPKTDSEEKDGEYTFWFCDLISK